A region of the Saccharomyces eubayanus strain FM1318 chromosome V, whole genome shotgun sequence genome:
CAAAGTAGCGGTGGCCTCGTCACTGCCGATGTATGTGGACAAAATGTTCAAACCGGGGGCGAAAACGTCGACACACTTACCCCAGTTGGAGAAGTAGGCTCTGTCGTCGCTCAGAGTGGAGGCACCGACGGTGATGGCCTTGTCAGCAGAGGCTGGAGAGGTGTTACAGGCGTCTTGGTTTTCGTTACCGGCGGCGACGGCGAAGTGGATACCGGCTTCGACTGCGGCGTTGACGGCCAGGTCCAAAGCGGGGGACTTACCACCACCAAGCGACATGTTGGCGGTGGAGCCCTTGAAgcccttcttcttttcctcgGCTTGCTTTTGATGAGCCTTGGCAGCGTATTCGACACCCTTAAGGACATCGGACATGGTACCGGACCCGTTTGATCTCAGAACTTTGACGGCGACAACGTTGGCGTTCTTGGCGACACCGTAGTGCTTGGAGGCGATGGTACCGGCACAATGGGTACCGTGCCCGTTGCCGTCAAGGTCTTCGTCGTTGAGTGGGATGGTCTTCCCCCAAATGGCTCTCTTTTCGAAGTCCTTGTGGTTGACATTGACACCGGTGTCAATGACGTAGGAGGTGACGCCGCGACCGGCGTCGTCGTCGTAGAGGTACTTGTTGAAAGAACCAAGGTTCAGGCGCTCCCTGTGGGAAACACGGGCCAGCCCCCAAGGGGCGCTGTTTTGAGTGTCGAAGTCGGTGGCTTCTACGACGGAGTCCTTTTCAACAAAGTCGACCAGAGGGTTTTGACGGATCAAGTCGACAATTTCCTGGGTGAAGTAGCCGATGTAGCCGGAAAACAGGCTGTCGATGTTGAAGGAGTCCTGGATCCCGCCGGTCTCGGAGGTGGACAAGGCGGAGTCTCTAGTGGACATGAAAAAGGCATCCTCGGCGGCCAAGTTCTCTACGGATTGCAATTGCGCTTGGTGGACGGTTTCCCTGTGGAAAGCGGCCTGTTCCGAAGAAACGTCCTTTTTGAAGACGATAATGTAGCGGTTAGGAATGATCTTGGAGATGGCGTCCGGGTTGAACTGCTCAGCGGACACCAAGGGAGCCAGCCTGCTGTGGTGCTCCTTGCCGTGGTGTTTCTCACCCTTTGCAAGTTTCTTGCCGTGGTGTTTCTTGTCCTTGGCTTTCTTgtctttcttgtctttCTTGTCCTTCTTACCGTGGCAGCCGCCCTTGCGGTGGGGCTTGTCCTCGTCGTCGGAGCTGTCCTCGATAGATTCCGCGTTCTTTCTCTCCTTGCGGCCCTTCTTGTGTGGAGGTTTTTCGTCATGTCTGTCGTTGCCGTCGGCAAACTCAGCGTGTCTGGGGCTATCGTGTTCCTCCTTGCCCATCAGCTCGCGATGGTCGGCGGTATCCTCAAGATTGGGGATAACCAGAGCAGCGGAGATGCCTCCTAGGGCACCGAGAGTAAATAGAGTGTTTTCTAACTTCATCCTTAGTCGTTGACGTGGTGAAGTGTGTTGTTTTATTGGCGATGAAGCTAATTGGCCTTCTAAGTCTACAGGGAAGAACTCTCACAATGGCGGGACGAAACGTCGGCCCCCTTTTATATCCATCGCGCGCTTTATCGCGGGTGTATTTGCCCCCGCCACGCTGCCAGCCCTATCGCGATAAGCCACCCCGGGTGCGATCACCCGGCGCGTGCCCTGGCTTTTCGGAAACGTGCCCTGGCCCGGGAGGGCGCTAAGCCCTTCCCGATGGCCTCCCGGAGCGCGCCGCGTGCGGCGCGCATCCAAAAGGCCTAACTTTCCCCTGGCCCGGGGCCCCGGGCGCGGGCGCGCGGAAGGCACAGCCCTAACCTGCCGGGTGCAGTTCAAAAAAGTCTTGGCAAAAATTCTAAAATTCGTGTTATTGTACTAGATATGTATATACGATGAGGTCTAGCTGTTGGTGTATGTA
Encoded here:
- the PRB1 gene encoding proteinase B, which translates into the protein MKLENTLFTLGALGGISAALVIPNLEDTADHRELMGKEEHDSPRHAEFADGNDRHDEKPPHKKGRKERKNAESIEDSSDDEDKPHRKGGCHGKKDKKDKKDKKAKDKKHHGKKLAKGEKHHGKEHHSRLAPLVSAEQFNPDAISKIIPNRYIIVFKKDVSSEQAAFHRETVHQAQLQSVENLAAEDAFFMSTRDSALSTSETGGIQDSFNIDSLFSGYIGYFTQEIVDLIRQNPLVDFVEKDSVVEATDFDTQNSAPWGLARVSHRERLNLGSFNKYLYDDDAGRGVTSYVIDTGVNVNHKDFEKRAIWGKTIPLNDEDLDGNGHGTHCAGTIASKHYGVAKNANVVAVKVLRSNGSGTMSDVLKGVEYAAKAHQKQAEEKKKGFKGSTANMSLGGGKSPALDLAVNAAVEAGIHFAVAAGNENQDACNTSPASADKAITVGASTLSDDRAYFSNWGKCVDVFAPGLNILSTYIGSDEATATLSGTSMASPHVAGLLTYFLSLQPGSDSEFFESGQKSLTPQQLKKKLIHYSTKDILFDIPDDTPNALIYNGGGQDLSAFWNDTKKSHSSSGFKQELNMDEFIGSKTDLIFDQVRDVLDKLNII